The proteins below come from a single Gammaproteobacteria bacterium genomic window:
- a CDS encoding APC family permease, with protein MSNKSSLRRDVGLVALTMTGIGSIIGSGWLFGAAKAARLAGPDAVWAWVLGAVIILVIALTYAELGAMFPESGGMVRFGLYTHGSLVGSIAAWAAWISVVSVIPVEAFASVQYMASWPWDWANPWAHNLFQDGKVSDTGLAIGAVLVVIYFLLNFWSVKLFARSNTIITTFKLVIPALTALLLIASGFHAENFSVGTHGGAHVTDIAAVLTAVATAGIVFSFNGFQSPVNLAGESKNPSRDVPIAVIGSIVICAIIYVLLQIGFLGAVPSEMLQQAGWSGVQFSSPYAQLALAANINFLAILLYVDAFVSPSGTGSTYTASSSRMLWGMEKNGILPKIFGTVHPVYGIPRPAMWLNLAVAFLFFFWFQGWDKGADVTSVACVLSYLIGPVSVAVLRKIDPDRARPLKVPALKWVAGIAFTLGTLVLYWAKWPLTWQVIRTLSPVLLLWGYYEYVGGWKDFRQHARGALWLVIYLPGVAVLSYIGSDQFGGIGLLPFGWDLLVVAVFGAVFFLWGLKSGWKTVHLEASNQTLH; from the coding sequence ATGTCGAACAAATCCTCCCTGCGCCGGGACGTGGGCCTCGTCGCCCTCACCATGACCGGCATCGGCTCCATCATCGGTTCCGGATGGCTCTTCGGCGCCGCCAAGGCCGCGCGCCTGGCCGGCCCTGACGCGGTCTGGGCCTGGGTCTTGGGCGCCGTGATCATCCTGGTGATCGCCCTCACCTACGCCGAGCTTGGCGCCATGTTCCCGGAGTCAGGCGGCATGGTGCGCTTCGGCCTCTATACCCATGGCTCCCTGGTGGGCTCCATCGCAGCCTGGGCCGCCTGGATCTCGGTGGTCTCGGTGATCCCGGTGGAGGCCTTCGCCTCGGTGCAGTACATGGCTTCCTGGCCATGGGACTGGGCCAACCCATGGGCCCACAACCTGTTCCAGGACGGCAAGGTGAGCGACACCGGCCTCGCCATCGGCGCGGTGCTGGTGGTGATCTACTTCCTGCTCAACTTCTGGAGCGTGAAGCTGTTCGCGCGCAGCAACACCATAATCACCACCTTCAAGCTGGTGATCCCGGCGCTGACGGCGCTACTGCTGATCGCCTCGGGCTTCCACGCGGAAAACTTCAGTGTGGGCACCCACGGCGGCGCCCATGTCACTGACATCGCCGCGGTGCTCACCGCGGTGGCCACCGCCGGTATCGTGTTCAGCTTCAACGGCTTCCAGAGCCCGGTGAACCTGGCGGGCGAGTCCAAGAACCCGAGCCGCGACGTGCCCATCGCCGTGATCGGCTCCATCGTTATCTGCGCCATCATCTATGTGCTGCTGCAGATCGGCTTCCTGGGCGCGGTGCCCTCCGAGATGCTGCAGCAGGCCGGCTGGAGCGGCGTCCAGTTCAGCTCGCCCTACGCGCAGCTGGCGCTGGCGGCCAATATCAACTTCCTGGCGATCCTGCTCTACGTGGACGCGTTCGTGAGCCCCAGCGGCACCGGCTCCACCTACACCGCCTCCAGCTCGCGCATGCTCTGGGGCATGGAGAAGAACGGCATCCTGCCCAAGATCTTCGGTACGGTGCACCCGGTATATGGCATCCCGCGGCCGGCCATGTGGCTGAACCTGGCGGTGGCGTTCCTGTTCTTCTTCTGGTTCCAGGGCTGGGACAAGGGCGCGGACGTGACCTCCGTGGCCTGCGTGCTCTCCTACCTCATCGGCCCGGTGAGCGTAGCGGTACTGCGCAAGATCGACCCGGATCGCGCGCGGCCCCTGAAGGTACCGGCGCTGAAGTGGGTAGCCGGCATCGCCTTCACCTTGGGCACCCTGGTGCTGTACTGGGCCAAGTGGCCGCTCACGTGGCAGGTGATCCGCACGCTGTCGCCGGTGCTGCTGTTATGGGGCTACTACGAGTACGTGGGCGGCTGGAAGGACTTCCGCCAGCACGCGCGCGGCGCGCTGTGGCTGGTCATCTACCTGCCGGGCGTGGCCGTACTCTCGTACATCGGGAGTGACCAGTTCGGCGGCATCGGCTTGCTGCCGTTCGGCTGGGACCTGCTGGTGGTGGCGGTCTTCGGCGCGGTGTTCTTCCTGTGGGGCCTGAAGAGCGGCTGGAAGACGGTGCATCTCGAGGCCAGCAACCAGACTCTGCATTGA
- the murI gene encoding glutamate racemase, which produces MSPAELPIGIFDSGVGGLTVLKALRARLPGEHLLYLGDTARLPYGTKAPDTVNRYAVQAAGHLVGRGIKLLVVACNTASAVAMPALAAGFAPLPVVGVVEAGAEAAVAASRTGHIAVLATEGTVRGGAYERAITARRPDAQVYAQACSLFVALAEEGWVKGPLVESVVREYLQPLLDEKRREGLDCLVLGCTHFPLLKDAIAAVAGPEVGIVDSAEIAARAVEKLLGEGKIARAQGEGGARYLATDGPERFARVGSLFLGQTLRAPDVEIVDL; this is translated from the coding sequence TTGAGTCCCGCCGAACTTCCGATAGGCATCTTCGATTCCGGCGTGGGCGGCCTCACGGTGCTGAAGGCGCTGCGCGCCCGCCTGCCGGGCGAGCACCTGCTCTACCTCGGCGATACGGCGCGCCTGCCCTACGGCACCAAGGCGCCGGACACGGTGAACCGCTACGCGGTGCAGGCGGCGGGGCACCTGGTCGGACGCGGCATCAAGCTGCTGGTGGTGGCCTGCAACACCGCCTCCGCCGTGGCCATGCCAGCCCTCGCCGCCGGGTTCGCGCCGCTGCCGGTGGTGGGCGTGGTGGAAGCGGGGGCGGAGGCCGCCGTGGCGGCGTCCAGGACCGGGCACATCGCCGTGCTCGCCACCGAAGGCACGGTGCGGGGCGGTGCCTACGAGCGCGCGATCACGGCGCGCCGGCCGGATGCACAGGTGTATGCCCAGGCCTGCTCGCTGTTCGTGGCGCTGGCGGAGGAAGGCTGGGTGAAGGGCCCGCTGGTGGAATCAGTGGTGCGCGAGTACCTGCAGCCCTTGCTCGACGAGAAGCGCCGCGAGGGCCTGGACTGCCTGGTGCTGGGCTGCACCCACTTCCCGCTGCTCAAGGATGCCATCGCCGCGGTGGCGGGACCGGAAGTCGGCATCGTGGATTCCGCCGAGATCGCGGCGCGGGCCGTGGAGAAGCTGTTGGGCGAGGGAAAGATCGCCCGCGCTCAGGGCGAAGGCGGCGCGCGCTACCTCGCGACCGACGGCCCCGAGCGCTTCGCGCGGGTCGGCAGCCTGTTCCTGGGGCAGACGCTCAGAGCGCCTGACGTCGAGATCGTGGACCTCTAA
- a CDS encoding AMP-binding protein, with translation MDVEKLWLKQYPAGTPAEIDTGRYASVKQIMEECCRDFAALPAYVNMGVAMSYGELDRESAKFGAWLQQERGFRKGDRVAIMMPNLLQYPVALFGVLRAGLTVVNVNPLYTARELEHQLRDSGARGIVILENFAHTLQDVKGCDALDTVVTTQIGDLFPQPKRALVNLVVKRVKKMVPPWQLPGSVGFRDALAAGARYKLEPVDLGHDDVAFLQYTGGTTGVSKGAILSHGNMTANVLQAAAWLGKGLTPGTEIVITALPLYHIFSLTANCMVFMTLGGKNILITNPRDMKDFVKTLGKYPFSVITGVNTLFNGLLHAQGFAELDFSHLKLALGGGMAVQRAVAEQWKKVTARPIVEAYGLTETSPAACINPLDLKDYNGSIGLPIPSTELSIRDDDGRELGVGEVGELCFRGPQVTRGYWQQPAETAKVLSPDGWLRTGDMGRVDARGFVYIVDRKKDMILVSGFNVYPNEVEDVAMMHPGVRECAAVGVPDEHSGEVVKLFVVRKDPALTAEELIAHCHKYLTGYKVPKHIEFRDELPKSNVGKILRRELREKA, from the coding sequence GTGGACGTGGAAAAGCTCTGGCTCAAGCAGTATCCCGCCGGCACGCCCGCCGAGATCGACACCGGCCGCTACGCTTCGGTCAAGCAGATCATGGAGGAGTGCTGCCGGGACTTCGCCGCACTGCCCGCCTACGTGAACATGGGCGTGGCCATGAGCTACGGCGAGCTGGACCGCGAGAGCGCGAAGTTCGGTGCCTGGCTCCAGCAGGAGCGCGGCTTCAGGAAGGGCGACCGGGTCGCCATCATGATGCCGAACCTGCTGCAGTACCCGGTGGCGCTGTTCGGTGTGCTGCGGGCCGGCCTCACGGTGGTGAACGTCAATCCGCTCTACACCGCGCGCGAGCTGGAGCACCAGCTCCGCGACTCTGGCGCCCGCGGCATCGTGATCCTCGAGAACTTCGCCCATACCCTGCAGGACGTGAAGGGCTGCGACGCGCTCGACACCGTGGTCACCACCCAGATTGGCGACCTGTTCCCGCAGCCTAAGCGCGCGCTGGTGAACCTCGTGGTGAAGCGCGTCAAGAAGATGGTGCCGCCCTGGCAGCTCCCGGGCAGCGTGGGTTTCCGCGATGCCCTGGCGGCCGGCGCGCGCTACAAGCTCGAGCCCGTGGACCTCGGCCACGACGACGTGGCGTTCCTGCAGTACACCGGCGGCACCACCGGCGTGTCCAAGGGCGCGATCCTCAGCCACGGCAACATGACCGCGAACGTGCTGCAGGCCGCCGCCTGGCTCGGCAAGGGCCTCACGCCCGGCACCGAGATCGTGATCACCGCGCTGCCGCTGTACCACATCTTCTCGCTCACCGCGAACTGCATGGTGTTCATGACGCTGGGCGGCAAGAACATCCTCATCACCAACCCGCGCGACATGAAGGACTTCGTGAAGACGCTGGGCAAGTATCCCTTCAGCGTCATCACCGGCGTGAACACGCTGTTCAACGGGCTGCTGCACGCCCAGGGTTTCGCCGAGCTGGACTTCTCGCATCTGAAGCTGGCGCTGGGCGGCGGCATGGCGGTGCAGCGCGCGGTGGCCGAGCAATGGAAGAAAGTCACGGCCCGGCCCATCGTCGAGGCCTACGGCCTCACCGAGACCTCCCCGGCCGCCTGCATCAACCCGCTGGACCTCAAGGACTACAACGGCAGCATCGGCCTTCCCATCCCCTCCACCGAGCTCTCGATCCGCGACGATGACGGCCGCGAGCTGGGCGTGGGCGAGGTGGGCGAGCTGTGCTTCCGCGGGCCGCAGGTGACCCGCGGTTACTGGCAGCAGCCGGCCGAGACCGCCAAGGTGCTGTCGCCGGACGGCTGGCTGCGCACCGGCGACATGGGCCGGGTGGATGCGCGCGGCTTCGTCTACATCGTGGACCGCAAGAAGGACATGATCCTGGTGTCGGGCTTCAACGTGTACCCGAACGAGGTGGAGGACGTGGCCATGATGCACCCGGGCGTGCGCGAGTGCGCGGCCGTGGGCGTGCCCGACGAGCATTCCGGCGAGGTGGTGAAGCTGTTCGTGGTGCGCAAGGACCCGGCGCTCACCGCCGAGGAACTCATCGCCCACTGCCACAAGTACCTGACGGGCTACAAGGTCCCGAAGCACATCGAGTTCCGCGACGAGCTTCCGAAATCCAACGTCGGAAAGATCCTGCGTAGAGAACTGCGCGAGAAAGCTTGA
- a CDS encoding SDR family NAD(P)-dependent oxidoreductase has product METGQKLAWITGGGSGIGRALALRLAADGWRVVVSGRRPEPLAETAEQAPGAIFPWPLDVADLAAVRRAVAGIEGAHGAVALAVLNAGMYRSVKLDTFKGETFAEHMQVNFLGVVNCMDALLPAMRARRAGHMVLVASVAGYRGLPLAAAYGPTKAALINLAESMKGMFARAGLTLSVCNPGFVATPLTEHNAFPMPFLMQVDDAAEALHRGIRAGKFEIAFPTRFVLILKLLRALPYALYFPLMRRLTR; this is encoded by the coding sequence ATGGAGACTGGACAGAAACTGGCCTGGATCACCGGCGGCGGCTCTGGCATCGGCCGGGCGCTCGCGCTCCGGCTCGCCGCCGACGGCTGGCGCGTGGTGGTGTCGGGACGCCGCCCCGAGCCGCTGGCGGAGACCGCGGAGCAGGCGCCAGGCGCCATCTTCCCCTGGCCGCTGGACGTGGCCGACCTCGCGGCGGTGCGCCGCGCCGTGGCCGGCATCGAGGGCGCCCACGGCGCCGTGGCGCTGGCGGTGCTCAACGCCGGCATGTACCGCTCCGTGAAGCTCGACACCTTCAAGGGCGAGACCTTCGCCGAGCACATGCAAGTGAACTTCCTGGGCGTCGTCAACTGCATGGACGCGCTCTTGCCGGCGATGCGCGCGCGCCGCGCCGGGCACATGGTGCTGGTGGCGAGCGTGGCGGGCTACCGCGGCCTGCCGCTGGCGGCGGCCTACGGTCCCACCAAGGCGGCGCTCATCAACCTCGCCGAATCCATGAAGGGCATGTTCGCCCGGGCCGGCCTCACGCTCTCGGTGTGCAATCCGGGCTTCGTGGCCACGCCGCTCACCGAGCACAATGCCTTCCCGATGCCGTTCCTGATGCAGGTGGACGACGCGGCCGAGGCGCTGCATCGCGGCATCCGCGCCGGGAAGTTCGAGATCGCCTTCCCCACCCGCTTCGTGCTGATATTGAAGCTGCTACGCGCCCTTCCCTACGCGCTGTATTTCCCGCTGATGCGGCGCCTGACCCGCTAG
- a CDS encoding OsmC family protein, which produces MAETRDHIYTVDCRWKGSTGEGYEAYTREHEAAAPPAEGELMLSSDPHYRGDPKLLNPEQLLVMAAASCQMLSFLAVAARKRLNVVEYEDHAEGVMPEQDKPMRIARIMLRPRIVIDGPADPGTVENLVHLAHGHCFIANSLKTDIRIEPQIVILKL; this is translated from the coding sequence ATGGCCGAGACTCGCGACCACATCTATACCGTGGACTGCCGCTGGAAGGGCAGCACCGGCGAGGGCTACGAGGCCTATACGCGCGAGCATGAGGCTGCCGCCCCGCCTGCCGAGGGCGAGCTCATGCTCTCCTCCGACCCCCACTACCGCGGCGACCCCAAGCTCCTGAACCCGGAGCAGCTCCTGGTGATGGCGGCCGCCTCCTGCCAGATGCTGTCGTTCCTGGCGGTGGCGGCACGCAAGCGCCTCAACGTGGTGGAGTACGAGGACCACGCCGAGGGCGTGATGCCGGAGCAGGACAAGCCCATGCGCATCGCGCGCATCATGCTCAGGCCCCGCATCGTGATCGACGGCCCGGCGGACCCGGGCACGGTGGAGAACCTGGTGCATCTGGCCCACGGCCACTGCTTCATCGCCAACAGCTTGAAAACTGACATTCGAATAGAACCACAAATCGTGATTCTTAAACTGTGA
- a CDS encoding glutamine amidotransferase, whose translation MKNLLAIRHVPFEDLGSLAPVLAEKGYAIRYVDAPTADFLLLAKGQWDLLVVLGGPIGVNDMEDYPFMAPELRFIETRLKAALPTLGICLGSQFLAKALGATVRKGERMEIGWKPLTLTEAGQSSAIRHFLGPVLHWHGDQFDLPKDALALAATDLTPCQGFSWGRALALQFHPEVTARGLEQWYAGNVGEIREQGLTPAGLRRDAQRHAPAMERQAAAMLEEWLNSIGLGAS comes from the coding sequence ATGAAAAATCTTCTAGCTATACGTCATGTCCCATTCGAGGACCTGGGCTCCCTCGCGCCGGTGCTGGCAGAAAAGGGATATGCGATCCGCTACGTGGACGCGCCCACCGCCGACTTCCTGCTGCTCGCCAAGGGGCAGTGGGACCTCTTGGTGGTGCTGGGCGGACCCATCGGCGTGAACGACATGGAGGATTACCCCTTCATGGCCCCGGAGCTCAGGTTCATCGAGACTCGCCTCAAGGCCGCGCTGCCGACGCTCGGCATCTGCCTCGGCAGCCAGTTCCTGGCGAAGGCGCTGGGCGCCACGGTGCGGAAGGGCGAGCGCATGGAGATCGGCTGGAAGCCGCTTACCCTCACGGAAGCCGGGCAGAGCTCGGCCATCCGGCACTTCTTGGGTCCAGTGCTGCACTGGCACGGCGACCAGTTCGACCTGCCGAAGGATGCACTGGCGCTCGCCGCCACCGACCTCACGCCTTGCCAGGGCTTCAGCTGGGGCCGCGCGCTCGCGCTGCAGTTCCACCCCGAGGTGACGGCGCGGGGACTGGAGCAGTGGTACGCGGGGAACGTGGGCGAGATCCGCGAGCAGGGCCTGACGCCCGCGGGCCTGCGCCGTGACGCACAGCGCCATGCGCCCGCCATGGAGCGGCAAGCCGCGGCGATGCTCGAAGAATGGCTCAACTCGATCGGATTAGGCGCCTCTTAG
- a CDS encoding diiron oxygenase: MLYPELFRSLERLRWSMEKDIPWDRFDPSLLSDEQAQTIKMNAITEWSALPATEMFLRDNRGDSDFSAFMSIWFYEEQKHSLVLQEYLRRFRPDLLPTEEELHAVRFEFDPAPPLETLMMHFCGEIRLTHWYQCASQWHTEPLIKFIYDIISQDEARHGGCYRRFMERAVEQQGDTARLAFAKMGVLMASIRTGNALHPTNLHVNKALYPKDRVQDHVPDPGWMEHWLNEQIHFDRSWQEKVIARILQNLSLILKVKLESVRDLSQFRKQLAADAA; this comes from the coding sequence ATGCTTTATCCCGAGCTGTTCCGTTCCCTGGAAAGACTGCGCTGGAGCATGGAGAAGGATATCCCCTGGGACCGCTTCGATCCCAGCCTCCTCAGCGACGAGCAGGCCCAGACCATCAAGATGAACGCGATCACGGAGTGGTCGGCGCTGCCCGCCACCGAGATGTTCCTGCGCGACAACCGCGGGGACTCGGACTTCTCGGCGTTCATGTCCATATGGTTCTACGAGGAGCAGAAGCACTCGTTGGTGCTGCAGGAGTACCTGCGCCGCTTCCGCCCGGACCTGCTGCCCACCGAGGAGGAGCTGCACGCGGTGCGCTTCGAGTTCGACCCGGCCCCGCCGCTCGAGACGCTGATGATGCACTTCTGCGGCGAGATCCGCCTGACCCACTGGTACCAGTGCGCCTCGCAGTGGCACACGGAACCCCTGATCAAGTTCATCTACGACATCATCTCCCAGGACGAGGCGCGCCACGGCGGCTGCTACCGCCGCTTCATGGAGCGCGCCGTGGAACAGCAGGGCGACACGGCGCGCCTGGCCTTCGCCAAGATGGGTGTGCTGATGGCGAGCATCCGCACCGGCAACGCGCTGCATCCCACCAACCTGCACGTGAACAAGGCGCTCTATCCCAAGGACCGGGTGCAGGACCACGTCCCGGACCCGGGCTGGATGGAGCACTGGCTCAACGAGCAGATCCATTTCGACCGCAGCTGGCAGGAGAAGGTGATCGCCCGCATCCTGCAGAACCTCTCCCTAATCCTGAAGGTGAAGCTCGAGTCAGTGCGGGACCTGTCCCAGTTCCGCAAGCAACTGGCCGCCGACGCCGCCTGA
- a CDS encoding NUDIX domain-containing protein produces MDAKRRLSAGVVVVRDTAEGPRYLLLRAYKHWDFPKGMVEAGETPLEAARREVAEETGIASLDFAWGDVYRETAPYARGKVARYYLARTDSEEVALTPNPQTGIHEHMEYRWVDLDEALSLVTPRVKHIIDWAQGCMSPGLRA; encoded by the coding sequence ATGGACGCGAAGCGACGCTTGTCGGCCGGCGTGGTGGTGGTCCGCGACACCGCGGAGGGGCCGCGCTATCTCCTGCTGCGCGCCTACAAGCACTGGGACTTCCCCAAGGGCATGGTGGAGGCGGGCGAGACGCCGCTGGAAGCCGCGCGCCGCGAGGTGGCGGAGGAGACCGGCATCGCCTCCCTGGATTTCGCCTGGGGCGACGTCTACCGCGAGACCGCGCCCTATGCCCGGGGCAAGGTGGCGCGCTACTACCTGGCCCGCACCGATAGCGAAGAGGTGGCGCTCACGCCCAACCCCCAGACCGGCATCCATGAGCACATGGAATACCGCTGGGTGGACCTGGACGAAGCCCTGTCCCTGGTCACGCCGCGGGTGAAACACATCATCGACTGGGCGCAGGGCTGCATGTCCCCCGGCTTACGCGCCTAG
- a CDS encoding putative sulfate exporter family transporter — protein sequence MTPRPLALGVYGAGILFCLTPWASPGLALALGLAFALLADNPYRDSGSKYVRWLLQGCVVLLGFGVDLGAVIRVGSQGLLFAAATIFGTFALGYALARLLRINLKTSLLISAGTAICGGSAIAAVGGAVDADKGEMSVAIGTVFLLNAVALYLFPPLGHALHLSQVQFGTWAGVAIHDVSSVAGAASAYGEEALRVATVVKLSRVLWIVPVTFAAALLFPRAGGAGARRLPLPWFILGFLGASALGSLLPALQPAVPWLVRAARAGFAVTLFCIGAGLSRAALKQVGYRPLLQGVCLWAFISAAALAAVLQLGA from the coding sequence GTGACCCCGCGCCCGCTGGCCCTCGGCGTCTACGGCGCCGGCATCCTGTTCTGCCTCACGCCCTGGGCCTCGCCCGGCCTCGCGCTGGCGCTCGGCCTCGCGTTCGCGCTGCTGGCGGACAACCCCTACCGGGACAGCGGTTCCAAGTACGTACGCTGGCTGCTGCAAGGCTGCGTGGTGCTGCTGGGCTTCGGCGTGGACCTGGGCGCGGTGATCCGCGTCGGCAGCCAGGGCCTCCTGTTCGCCGCCGCCACCATCTTCGGCACCTTCGCCCTGGGGTACGCGCTCGCGCGGCTCTTGCGGATCAACCTCAAGACCTCGCTGCTCATCTCCGCCGGCACCGCCATCTGCGGCGGTTCCGCCATCGCCGCCGTGGGCGGCGCCGTGGATGCGGACAAGGGCGAGATGTCCGTCGCCATCGGCACCGTGTTCCTCCTGAACGCGGTCGCGCTCTACCTGTTCCCGCCCCTCGGCCATGCGCTGCACCTCTCGCAGGTCCAGTTCGGCACCTGGGCCGGCGTCGCGATCCACGACGTCTCTTCCGTGGCGGGCGCCGCCTCCGCTTATGGCGAGGAGGCCTTGCGGGTGGCCACGGTGGTGAAGCTCTCGCGCGTGCTGTGGATCGTGCCCGTGACCTTCGCGGCGGCCCTGCTGTTCCCGCGCGCAGGCGGTGCGGGTGCGCGGCGCTTGCCACTGCCGTGGTTCATCCTGGGATTCCTGGGGGCCTCGGCCCTGGGGAGTCTCTTGCCGGCTTTGCAGCCGGCGGTGCCATGGCTGGTGCGCGCGGCGCGCGCCGGTTTCGCGGTCACCCTGTTCTGCATCGGCGCCGGACTCTCCCGCGCGGCCTTGAAGCAGGTGGGCTACCGGCCGCTCCTGCAGGGCGTGTGCCTGTGGGCCTTCATCAGCGCGGCGGCGCTAGCGGCGGTGCTGCAGCTAGGCGCGTAA
- a CDS encoding isoprenylcysteine carboxyl methyltransferase encodes MQTLPKSAVHGAVPLLGLAAFAAGVLVVRALAPWGEVALAGLLLVGVVGAALVGAEFLGPRSDNGLDAARHAPSLERTAVKLLGFLGTLAFLALGYLLFPVYSDPLYGPFFAMLPWLVPAWLVAAVPYFYLVDRRMREPHDGYWQMGQLLRLRWREVDRAIFAQHVLGWLVKGFFLPLMFGYLGLGLEKILDYGAGLPGESRSWYVLASNGMYFVDVTLAAVGYLATLRIAGSHIRSAEPTLLGWAVALACYQPFWGMLSERYLAYRGAHDWQDWAAGLPALYIGWGGVILLLTAVYLWATLAFGCRFSNLTHRGILTNGPYRFSKHPAYLAKNLSWWLVAVPFLAEGGAWDGALRCLMLLGVNALYWLRARTEERHLSRDPVYVQYALWMEEHGLLRPVTRLPGFGFLRYRVPAT; translated from the coding sequence ATGCAGACGCTCCCCAAGTCGGCGGTCCACGGCGCCGTCCCCCTGCTCGGTCTCGCGGCCTTCGCCGCCGGCGTGCTGGTGGTGCGTGCGCTCGCGCCCTGGGGCGAGGTGGCGTTGGCAGGGCTCCTGCTGGTGGGGGTGGTGGGTGCAGCGCTCGTGGGCGCCGAGTTCCTCGGACCGCGCTCGGACAACGGCTTGGATGCGGCGCGCCACGCGCCCTCCCTGGAGCGCACCGCGGTCAAGCTCCTGGGCTTCCTTGGCACGCTCGCGTTCCTGGCGCTCGGCTACCTGCTGTTTCCCGTGTACAGCGATCCCTTGTACGGCCCGTTCTTCGCGATGCTGCCCTGGCTGGTGCCGGCCTGGCTCGTGGCAGCGGTGCCTTATTTCTATCTCGTGGACCGCCGCATGCGCGAGCCCCACGACGGCTACTGGCAGATGGGGCAGCTGCTGCGCCTGCGCTGGCGCGAGGTGGACCGCGCGATCTTCGCGCAGCACGTGCTCGGCTGGCTGGTGAAGGGCTTCTTCCTGCCGCTGATGTTCGGCTACCTCGGCTTGGGCCTGGAGAAGATCCTGGACTACGGCGCCGGACTGCCGGGCGAGTCCCGGTCCTGGTATGTCCTCGCCAGCAACGGCATGTATTTCGTGGATGTGACGCTCGCCGCCGTGGGCTACCTCGCCACCCTGCGCATCGCCGGCAGCCACATCCGCAGCGCGGAACCCACGCTGCTCGGCTGGGCGGTGGCGCTGGCCTGTTACCAGCCGTTCTGGGGCATGCTCTCGGAGCGCTACCTCGCCTACCGCGGCGCGCATGACTGGCAGGATTGGGCGGCTGGCCTGCCGGCGCTCTATATAGGATGGGGCGGCGTGATCCTGCTGCTGACCGCGGTGTACCTGTGGGCCACGCTCGCGTTCGGCTGCCGGTTCTCGAACCTCACACACCGAGGCATCCTCACCAACGGGCCTTACCGCTTCAGCAAGCACCCGGCCTACCTCGCGAAGAACCTGTCCTGGTGGCTGGTCGCGGTGCCGTTCCTGGCGGAGGGCGGCGCCTGGGATGGCGCGCTGCGCTGCCTGATGCTGCTCGGGGTGAACGCCCTCTACTGGCTGCGCGCCCGCACCGAGGAGCGGCACCTCTCCCGGGACCCCGTCTACGTGCAGTACGCACTGTGGATGGAGGAGCACGGGCTCCTGCGTCCCGTGACGCGGTTGCCGGGCTTCGGGTTCCTGCGCTACCGCGTGCCCGCGACGTGA
- a CDS encoding arylesterase, whose amino-acid sequence MSRRILLLVILWLAPLASQAQPAHTVLVMGDSLSAAFGIDTSQGWVALLDARLQAQGYDYTVVNASVSGETTAGGLTRLTEALARHKPGIVVVELGANDGLRGTPIKAMQDNLGKMVALSRQAGAKVLLVGMLLPPNYGAAYTRDFRAAYTAVAKQYKTPLVPFLLDGVAQHRELMQADGLHPLAGAEPHVLDNIWPYLVPMLQKPVRSHQ is encoded by the coding sequence ATGTCGAGACGCATCCTTCTTCTTGTGATCCTGTGGCTCGCGCCGCTGGCGTCGCAGGCGCAGCCCGCGCACACGGTGCTGGTGATGGGCGACAGCCTGAGCGCCGCCTTCGGCATAGACACCAGCCAGGGCTGGGTGGCGCTGTTGGACGCGCGGCTCCAGGCCCAGGGTTATGACTATACCGTGGTCAACGCCAGCGTCTCGGGAGAGACCACCGCCGGCGGCCTCACCCGCCTCACCGAGGCACTGGCGCGCCACAAGCCGGGTATCGTGGTGGTGGAACTCGGCGCGAACGATGGCCTGCGCGGCACACCCATCAAGGCCATGCAGGATAACCTGGGGAAGATGGTGGCGCTTTCAAGGCAGGCCGGCGCGAAAGTCCTGCTGGTGGGCATGCTGTTGCCGCCCAACTACGGCGCCGCTTATACCCGCGACTTCCGCGCCGCCTACACGGCGGTGGCGAAGCAATACAAGACGCCGCTGGTGCCGTTCCTGCTGGATGGCGTGGCCCAGCACCGGGAGCTGATGCAGGCAGACGGGCTGCATCCCCTGGCCGGTGCCGAGCCCCATGTGCTGGACAACATCTGGCCCTACCTCGTGCCCATGCTGCAGAAGCCGGTCCGCAGCCACCAATGA